The following proteins are encoded in a genomic region of Mycobacterium kiyosense:
- the hisI gene encoding phosphoribosyl-AMP cyclohydrolase: MSLDPRIAARLKRNADGLIAAVVQEHGTGDVLMVAWMDDDALARTLETREATYFSRSRGEQWIKGATSGHTQHVHSVRLDCDGDTVLLSVDQVGGACHTGDHSCFDAAVLLDDAEAQRD; the protein is encoded by the coding sequence ATGAGCCTGGACCCGCGCATCGCGGCGCGGCTGAAGCGCAACGCCGACGGGTTGATCGCCGCCGTGGTGCAGGAGCACGGCACCGGCGACGTGTTGATGGTGGCCTGGATGGACGACGACGCGCTGGCCCGAACGCTGGAAACGCGTGAAGCCACGTATTTTTCGCGGTCCCGCGGCGAGCAGTGGATCAAGGGTGCGACGTCCGGGCACACCCAGCACGTGCACTCGGTGCGCCTGGATTGCGACGGCGACACCGTGCTGTTGAGCGTCGACCAGGTCGGCGGCGCCTGCCACACCGGCGACCACAGCTGCTTCGACGCCGCGGTGCTGCTCGACGACGCCGAAGCTCAGCGTGACTAA
- a CDS encoding hypothetical protein (possible pseudo due to internal stop codon), whose amino-acid sequence MADSARRDRLTVRLAQLLLVAGAGALWAASRLTWVTIRSFDGLGQPKDVALSGASWSTALLPLAMVSLAAAVAVLAVRGWQLRALAVLLAVSSFAVGYLGVSLWAVPDVAARGADLAHVPVATLVGSGRQYTGASITVVAAVCTLVAATLLMRAASAAGPARSSSSKYLAPGARRSIARDEARPGEPKLSQRTIWDALDAGRDPTEGSAEPDTEGR is encoded by the coding sequence GTGGCTGACTCCGCGCGCCGCGACCGGCTGACCGTGCGGCTGGCCCAACTGCTGTTGGTCGCCGGCGCCGGCGCGTTGTGGGCGGCGTCCCGGCTGACGTGGGTGACCATCCGCTCCTTCGACGGGCTGGGCCAGCCCAAGGACGTGGCGCTGTCCGGCGCGTCCTGGTCGACGGCGCTGCTGCCCCTGGCGATGGTGAGTCTGGCCGCCGCGGTCGCCGTCCTGGCCGTGCGTGGCTGGCAGCTGCGTGCGCTGGCGGTGCTATTGGCGGTGTCGAGCTTCGCCGTCGGCTATCTGGGCGTCAGTCTGTGGGCGGTGCCGGACGTGGCCGCCCGTGGCGCGGACCTTGCGCACGTTCCGGTGGCGACGCTGGTGGGCAGCGGGCGCCAGTACACCGGTGCGTCCATCACGGTGGTGGCAGCGGTGTGCACGCTGGTGGCCGCGACGTTGTTGATGCGCGCCGCCTCGGCCGCCGGCCCGGCGCGCTCGAGCAGCAGCAAGTATCTGGCGCCCGGTGCGCGCCGGTCGATTGCCCGCGACGAGGCCCGGCCGGGTGAACCCAAGCTGTCCCAGCGCACAATCTGGGATGCCCTCGACGCGGGTCGCGACCCTACCGAAGGGTCGGCCGAACCAGACACCGAGGGGCGGTGA
- the chaA gene encoding ionic transporter integral membrane protein ChaA, producing MLTRVSWNLLAPVIAVVSLVFTWGEDIGPLVGGIEAVLLAGAVLAAVHHAEVVAHRVGEPLGSLVLAVAVTVIEVALIVTLMTSGGDKAATLARDTVFSAVMITTNGIAGLALLVGSRRYGVTHFNAEGSGSALATIATLATLGLVLPTFTTSHPGPQFSPGELVFAAVASLALYLMFVFTQTVRHRDFFLPVEQQGADDPDDDSHADPPSNSETLISLGLLLVALVAVVGLAKVESPIIERMVAAAGFPHSFVGVVIATLVLLPETLAAVRAAQRGRMQIGLNLAYGSAMASIGLTIPTIALASIWIRGPLILGLGATQLVLLALTVVVSTLTVVPGRATRLQGEVHLVLLAACFFLAMSP from the coding sequence GTGCTGACACGAGTGTCCTGGAATCTGCTGGCCCCGGTGATAGCGGTCGTTTCGCTGGTGTTCACCTGGGGTGAGGACATCGGGCCTCTGGTCGGGGGGATCGAAGCGGTGTTGCTGGCCGGCGCCGTGCTGGCCGCCGTCCATCACGCCGAGGTGGTCGCGCACCGGGTCGGGGAGCCGCTGGGCTCGCTGGTGCTCGCCGTCGCGGTGACCGTCATCGAGGTCGCGCTGATCGTCACCCTGATGACCTCCGGCGGCGACAAGGCCGCCACCCTGGCCCGCGACACGGTGTTCTCCGCGGTCATGATCACCACCAACGGGATCGCCGGTTTGGCATTGCTGGTCGGGTCCCGTCGTTACGGGGTGACGCACTTCAACGCCGAGGGCAGCGGCTCGGCGCTGGCCACCATCGCGACGCTGGCGACGCTGGGTCTGGTGCTGCCCACGTTCACCACCAGCCACCCCGGTCCGCAGTTCTCCCCGGGCGAGCTGGTGTTCGCCGCCGTCGCTTCCCTGGCCCTGTACCTGATGTTCGTCTTCACCCAGACGGTGCGGCACCGCGACTTCTTCCTGCCGGTCGAACAGCAGGGCGCCGACGATCCCGACGACGACAGTCACGCCGACCCGCCCAGCAACTCCGAGACGCTGATCAGCCTCGGTTTGCTGCTGGTGGCGCTGGTGGCGGTGGTGGGTCTGGCGAAAGTGGAGTCCCCGATCATCGAACGCATGGTGGCCGCCGCCGGCTTCCCGCATTCCTTCGTCGGGGTGGTGATCGCGACGCTGGTGCTGCTGCCCGAGACGCTCGCCGCGGTGCGCGCGGCACAGCGGGGCCGCATGCAGATCGGCCTCAACCTGGCCTACGGGTCGGCGATGGCCAGCATCGGGCTCACCATCCCCACCATCGCGCTGGCCTCGATCTGGATTCGCGGGCCGCTGATCCTGGGGCTGGGCGCCACCCAACTGGTGTTGCTGGCGCTGACGGTCGTGGTCAGCACCCTGACCGTGGTGCCCGGTAGGGCGACCCGACTGCAGGGCGAGGTGCATCTGGTGCTGCTGGCGGCGTGCTTCTTCCTGGCGATGAGCCCGTAG
- the tesB1 gene encoding acyl-CoA thioesterase II — MPDGLSDFDELLAVLDLDRVTDDRFVGSHPSKNPMRTFGGLLVAQSFVASTRTLARDLPPGAVSVHFVNGGDTAKDIEFQVVRLRDERRFANRRVDAVQDGVLLSTAMISYMSGGRGLEHSVEPPQVPDPEGLPTIGELLRGYEETVPHFVNALQPVEWRYTNDPAWVMRDKGDRLGHNRVWIKAKGRLPDDPTLHTATMLYSSDTTVLDSVITTLGLSWGYDRIFAASANHTVWFHRQVDYNDWVLYSTSSPVAADSRGLGTGHFFDRSGQVVATVAQEGVLKYFPTAKR; from the coding sequence TTGCCTGACGGGTTGTCCGACTTCGACGAACTGCTGGCGGTTCTGGACCTCGATCGCGTCACCGACGACCGGTTCGTCGGATCCCACCCCAGCAAGAACCCGATGCGGACCTTCGGTGGACTGCTGGTGGCGCAGTCCTTCGTGGCGAGCACCCGCACCCTGGCCCGCGACCTGCCGCCCGGCGCGGTGTCCGTGCATTTCGTCAACGGCGGCGACACCGCCAAGGACATCGAATTCCAGGTGGTCCGGTTGCGCGACGAGCGGCGCTTCGCCAACCGGCGCGTCGATGCGGTTCAGGACGGCGTGCTGCTGTCCACCGCGATGATCTCCTACATGTCCGGTGGCCGCGGACTCGAGCACAGCGTCGAACCCCCACAGGTCCCCGACCCGGAGGGGTTGCCGACGATCGGCGAGCTGCTGCGGGGCTATGAGGAGACCGTCCCGCATTTCGTCAACGCGCTGCAACCGGTCGAGTGGCGCTACACCAACGACCCTGCCTGGGTGATGCGCGACAAGGGGGACCGGCTGGGTCACAACCGGGTCTGGATCAAGGCCAAGGGCAGGCTGCCCGACGACCCGACGCTGCACACGGCCACCATGCTGTACTCATCGGACACCACCGTGCTGGACTCGGTGATCACCACCCTCGGACTGTCCTGGGGCTACGACCGGATCTTCGCGGCGTCGGCCAACCACACGGTGTGGTTTCACCGGCAGGTCGACTACAACGACTGGGTGCTGTACTCGACGTCGTCGCCGGTGGCCGCCGATTCCCGCGGACTGGGCACCGGGCATTTCTTCGACCGTTCCGGTCAGGTCGTCGCCACGGTTGCCCAAGAGGGCGTATTGAAATACTTTCCCACCGCGAAAAGGTAA
- the trpE gene encoding anthranilate synthase component 1, protein MLAAEHRVVPVTRKVLADSETPLSAYRKLAANRPGTFLLESAENGRSWSRWSFIGAGAPTALTVRDGHAVWLGAAPKDAPTGGDPLDALRATLSVLATAAPQESRPGLPPLSGGMVGFFAYDMVRRLERLPELAADDLRLPDMLLLLATDLAAVDHHEGTITLIANAVNWNGTDERVDWAYDDAVARLDVMTAALGQPLPSTVSTFSKPEPRYRAQRTVEEYGKIVDYLVEQIAAGEAFQVVPSQRFEMDTDVDPIDVYRMLRVTNPSPYMYLLQIPDSDGAVDFSIVGSSPEALVTVQDGRATTHPIAGTRWRGQTDEEDVLLEKELLADDKELAEHLMLVDLGRNDLGRVCTPGTVRVEDYSHIERYSHVMHLVSTVTGLLAEGRTALDAVTACFPAGTLSGAPKVRAMELIEEVEKTRRGLYGGVVGYLDFAGNADFAIAIRTALMRDGTAYVQAGGGVVADSNGPYEYNEARNKARAVLNAIAAAQTLTTPDVGSG, encoded by the coding sequence GTGCTGGCGGCAGAGCACCGGGTGGTCCCGGTCACCCGCAAAGTCTTGGCCGACAGCGAAACTCCGCTTTCGGCCTATCGCAAGCTCGCCGCCAACCGGCCCGGTACCTTCCTGCTCGAATCGGCCGAGAACGGCCGTTCGTGGTCACGGTGGTCGTTCATCGGCGCCGGAGCGCCGACCGCGCTGACGGTGCGGGACGGGCACGCCGTGTGGCTGGGTGCCGCCCCCAAGGACGCGCCCACCGGCGGCGACCCCCTGGACGCGCTGCGCGCCACGCTGTCGGTGCTGGCGACCGCTGCTCCCCAGGAGTCCCGCCCGGGGCTGCCGCCGCTGTCGGGAGGCATGGTCGGCTTCTTCGCCTACGACATGGTGCGCCGCCTGGAGCGCCTGCCCGAACTGGCCGCCGACGATCTGCGGCTACCGGACATGCTGTTGCTGCTGGCCACCGACCTCGCCGCGGTCGACCACCACGAGGGCACCATCACGCTGATCGCCAACGCGGTCAACTGGAACGGCACCGACGAGCGGGTCGACTGGGCCTACGACGACGCGGTTGCGCGACTGGACGTGATGACCGCGGCGCTCGGGCAGCCGCTGCCCTCGACGGTGTCCACCTTCAGCAAGCCCGAGCCGCGGTATCGCGCGCAGCGCACGGTCGAGGAATACGGCAAGATCGTCGACTACCTGGTCGAGCAGATCGCGGCCGGCGAAGCGTTTCAGGTGGTGCCCTCGCAGCGCTTCGAGATGGACACCGACGTCGACCCGATCGACGTGTACCGGATGCTGCGGGTGACCAACCCCAGCCCTTACATGTATCTGCTGCAGATCCCCGATAGTGATGGGGCAGTGGACTTTTCGATCGTCGGATCGAGCCCGGAGGCGTTGGTGACCGTGCAGGACGGGCGGGCCACGACGCATCCGATCGCCGGAACCCGCTGGCGCGGGCAGACCGACGAGGAGGACGTCCTGCTGGAAAAGGAACTGCTGGCCGACGACAAGGAACTGGCCGAGCACCTGATGCTGGTCGATCTGGGCCGCAACGATCTGGGCCGGGTCTGCACCCCGGGCACCGTGCGCGTCGAGGACTACAGCCACATCGAGCGCTACAGCCACGTCATGCACCTGGTGTCCACCGTGACGGGTCTGCTGGCCGAGGGCCGGACCGCGCTGGACGCGGTGACCGCCTGTTTCCCGGCCGGCACGCTGTCGGGAGCGCCCAAGGTGCGCGCCATGGAGCTGATCGAGGAGGTCGAGAAGACGCGCCGCGGGCTCTACGGCGGCGTGGTGGGTTACCTGGACTTCGCCGGCAACGCCGACTTCGCGATCGCGATCCGTACCGCGCTGATGCGCGACGGCACCGCTTATGTGCAGGCCGGCGGCGGCGTGGTCGCCGATTCGAACGGCCCCTACGAGTACAACGAGGCCAGGAACAAGGCGCGGGCGGTGCTCAACGCGATCGCGGCCGCCCAGACGCTGACGACCCCCGACGTGGGCAGTGGCTGA
- the bcpB gene encoding putative peroxiredoxin produces MISAPILRGMVTLAVARRGWRSVTAMKTGDTVADFELPDQTGTPRKLSDLLADGPVVLFFYPAAMTPGCTKEACHFRDLAAEFAAVGANRVGISTDAVHKQAQFADAQKFDYPLLSDADGAVATQFGVKRGLLGKLMPVKRTTFVIDQDRKVLDVIASEFSMDTHADKALQTLRNR; encoded by the coding sequence GTGATTTCGGCGCCGATTCTCCGCGGCATGGTCACCCTCGCGGTGGCTCGGCGCGGCTGGCGTAGCGTGACGGCCATGAAAACTGGCGACACCGTGGCCGACTTCGAGCTTCCCGACCAGACGGGCACCCCGCGCAAACTCAGCGACCTGCTCGCCGACGGTCCCGTGGTGCTGTTCTTCTACCCGGCGGCCATGACCCCGGGCTGCACGAAGGAGGCCTGCCACTTCCGCGACCTGGCCGCCGAGTTCGCCGCCGTGGGCGCCAACCGGGTCGGTATCAGCACCGACGCGGTGCACAAGCAGGCGCAGTTCGCCGACGCCCAGAAGTTCGACTACCCGCTGCTGTCGGACGCCGACGGCGCGGTGGCCACCCAGTTCGGCGTCAAGCGCGGCCTGCTGGGCAAGCTGATGCCGGTCAAGCGCACCACGTTCGTCATCGACCAAGACCGCAAAGTGCTCGACGTGATCGCCAGCGAGTTCAGCATGGACACCCACGCCGACAAAGCGCTGCAGACACTGCGCAACCGCTGA
- a CDS encoding hypothetical protein (frameshifted, insertion at around 3400966), with product MLWNLLVFAVLLYLDRRFVFDHGRLFAAYVALYCVGRFGVELLRDDTATHIAGIRINTFTSTFVFLGAVVYMILAPKDRTDPDTLRSRFADEESEEESEEAEELAAVAAGSAVAAGAGGGGDAEPVAADAQAVEEPTDEAEAGTPVVLEKAAAAAAASESEQADVEAVEPVTEAVAEPEVAEGEAEAEAEAEPEVEAEAEPEAAAAVAEPELAEAESANEVETADGSAEGDTEAGEAEFATADADVEEGEAEPETTVEPAVAEAAPEAESEDESEVAPEPEPEGEAEAEAERESEADAEAEAEPEAHAEAEADLPPASATQAEAADAADAAEPEVTGAADAVAEIADTEQSESESADEAVDAAAEDAETQEPQAESLTEETQTALPQTALPEAEPAEANTEAAEAAPENLEVPADDAQTSPPPAETHGNSDGEDRKRWRFRRRRG from the coding sequence TTGCTGTGGAATCTGCTGGTATTCGCTGTTCTGCTTTACCTGGACCGTCGGTTCGTGTTCGACCACGGACGGCTGTTCGCGGCCTACGTGGCGCTGTACTGCGTGGGACGGTTCGGTGTCGAGTTGCTGCGCGACGACACGGCCACTCACATCGCCGGCATCCGGATCAATACGTTCACATCGACTTTCGTGTTCCTCGGCGCCGTGGTGTACATGATTCTGGCGCCGAAGGACCGCACGGATCCGGACACGCTGCGCAGCCGCTTCGCCGACGAGGAGTCGGAAGAGGAGTCGGAAGAGGCTGAGGAGCTTGCGGCCGTCGCGGCGGGTTCGGCGGTTGCTGCCGGTGCTGGGGGTGGCGGTGACGCGGAACCGGTTGCCGCGGATGCGCAGGCCGTCGAGGAGCCCACCGACGAGGCCGAGGCCGGTACGCCCGTGGTGCTGGAGAAGGCGGCGGCTGCAGCGGCCGCGTCGGAGTCGGAGCAGGCGGACGTCGAGGCGGTCGAGCCGGTAACCGAGGCGGTCGCGGAGCCAGAGGTCGCCGAGGGGGAGGCAGAGGCAGAGGCAGAAGCGGAGCCAGAGGTAGAGGCAGAGGCAGAGCCTGAGGCTGCGGCGGCGGTAGCCGAGCCTGAGTTGGCAGAGGCCGAATCCGCGAATGAGGTTGAGACTGCCGACGGTTCTGCCGAGGGCGACACCGAGGCGGGCGAGGCTGAGTTCGCGACGGCGGATGCCGACGTCGAGGAGGGCGAGGCCGAACCGGAGACGACCGTCGAGCCCGCAGTAGCCGAGGCGGCGCCGGAGGCCGAGTCAGAGGACGAGTCAGAGGTCGCGCCAGAGCCAGAACCAGAGGGCGAGGCTGAGGCTGAGGCTGAGCGAGAGTCAGAGGCCGACGCAGAGGCCGAGGCTGAGCCAGAGGCCCACGCAGAGGCGGAGGCTGACCTCCCGCCCGCGTCGGCAACACAGGCAGAAGCAGCCGATGCAGCCGATGCCGCCGAGCCGGAGGTCACCGGGGCTGCCGACGCGGTGGCCGAAATAGCCGATACCGAACAGTCCGAGAGCGAGTCGGCTGACGAAGCGGTCGATGCAGCAGCCGAAGACGCTGAAACCCAAGAGCCGCAAGCCGAATCGCTGACGGAGGAAACCCAGACCGCACTTCCCCAGACCGCACTTCCCGAGGCCGAGCCCGCGGAGGCGAACACCGAAGCAGCGGAAGCCGCGCCGGAGAACCTCGAGGTGCCGGCCGACGACGCCCAGACCAGTCCACCGCCAGCGGAAACGCACGGTAACTCCGACGGAGAAGACCGCAAGCGATGGAGGTTCCGTCGGCGGCGCGGCTGA
- the trpB gene encoding tryptophan synthase beta chain, whose amino-acid sequence MADLSNPDLPRTSAAVVERTHHDPDQGGHFGSYGGRYVPEALMAVIEEVTVAYEKERVDQDFLDTLDRLQANYAGRPSPLYETTRLGGYAGSARIFLKREDLNHTGSHKINNVLGQALLARRMGKTRVIAETGAGQHGVATATACALFGLECVIYMGAVDTARQALNVARMRLLGAEVVSVQTGSRTLKDAINEAFRDWVTNADNTYYCFGTAAGPHPFPTMVRDFQRIIGLEARAQIQQQIGRLPDAVVACVGGGSNAIGIFHAFLDDPGVKLVGYEAAGDGVETGRHAATFAGGSPGAFQGSYSYLLQDEDGQTIESHSISAGLDYPGVGPEHAWLKDIGRVQYEPITDTEAMDAFGLLSRSEGIIPAIESAHAVAGALKLGAELGRGAVIVVNLSGRGDKDVETAAKWFGLLDK is encoded by the coding sequence ATGGCAGATCTTTCCAACCCGGACCTTCCGCGCACCAGCGCCGCCGTCGTCGAGCGCACCCACCACGACCCTGACCAGGGTGGGCATTTCGGCAGCTACGGTGGCCGCTATGTTCCCGAGGCGCTGATGGCGGTGATCGAGGAGGTCACCGTCGCCTACGAAAAGGAGCGCGTCGACCAGGATTTCCTGGATACCTTGGACAGGTTGCAAGCCAACTACGCAGGTCGGCCGTCGCCGCTGTACGAGACGACTCGACTGGGCGGGTACGCCGGGTCGGCGCGGATCTTCCTCAAGCGAGAAGACTTGAACCACACCGGTTCTCACAAGATCAACAATGTGCTGGGCCAGGCGCTGCTGGCCCGCCGGATGGGTAAGACCCGGGTGATCGCCGAGACCGGTGCGGGCCAGCACGGGGTGGCCACCGCCACCGCGTGCGCGCTGTTTGGCCTGGAGTGCGTCATCTATATGGGTGCGGTCGACACCGCGCGCCAGGCGCTCAACGTGGCGCGGATGCGCTTGCTCGGCGCCGAGGTGGTATCCGTCCAGACCGGGTCGAGGACCCTCAAAGACGCCATCAACGAGGCCTTCCGGGATTGGGTCACCAACGCCGACAACACTTATTACTGCTTCGGCACCGCCGCCGGCCCGCACCCGTTCCCGACCATGGTGCGCGATTTCCAGCGCATCATCGGGTTGGAGGCGCGGGCACAGATCCAACAGCAGATCGGCCGGTTGCCCGACGCGGTGGTGGCCTGCGTCGGCGGTGGGTCCAACGCGATCGGCATCTTCCACGCTTTTCTGGACGACCCCGGCGTGAAGTTGGTGGGTTACGAAGCCGCCGGCGACGGCGTCGAGACCGGGCGGCACGCCGCGACGTTCGCCGGCGGCTCACCCGGGGCGTTTCAGGGTTCCTACTCGTATCTGTTGCAGGACGAAGACGGCCAGACCATCGAATCGCACTCGATCTCAGCGGGTTTGGACTACCCCGGGGTGGGACCCGAGCACGCGTGGCTCAAAGACATCGGACGCGTCCAGTACGAACCGATCACCGACACCGAGGCGATGGACGCGTTCGGCCTGCTGAGCCGCTCCGAAGGCATCATCCCGGCCATCGAGTCCGCGCACGCGGTGGCCGGCGCCCTGAAGCTGGGTGCCGAATTGGGCAGGGGGGCCGTCATTGTGGTGAATTTGTCCGGCCGCGGCGATAAGGACGTGGAGACGGCCGCGAAATGGTTCGGCTTGCTGGACAAGTGA
- the trpA gene encoding tryptophan synthase alpha chain has product MTVQQSGASRLKPVFDTCHGEGRAALIGYLPTGYPDVSSSVQAMIALVESGCDIIEVGVPYSDPGMDGPTIQRATEQALSGGVRVRDTLAAVEAISAAGGHAVVMTYWNPVLRYGVDAFARDLAAAGGQGLITPDLIPDEAQAWFAASDQHGLDRIFLVAPSSTAERLAATVEASRGFVYAASTMGVTGARDVVSQAAPELVGRVKAVSDIPVGVGLGVRSAQQAAQIGSYADGVIVGSALVSALGEGLPRLRALTGELAAGVRQRVSA; this is encoded by the coding sequence ATGACGGTGCAGCAGAGCGGGGCCAGCAGGCTGAAGCCGGTGTTCGACACGTGCCACGGCGAGGGGCGGGCGGCGCTGATCGGTTATCTGCCGACTGGCTATCCGGACGTGTCGTCCTCGGTGCAGGCGATGATCGCTTTGGTCGAATCCGGTTGCGACATCATCGAAGTCGGCGTGCCCTATTCGGATCCGGGGATGGACGGCCCGACAATCCAACGGGCCACCGAGCAGGCGCTCAGCGGGGGAGTCCGGGTTCGGGACACGCTGGCCGCCGTCGAGGCGATCAGTGCTGCCGGTGGGCACGCCGTGGTGATGACCTACTGGAATCCGGTGCTGCGCTACGGGGTTGACGCGTTCGCAAGGGATCTTGCCGCGGCCGGGGGCCAGGGGCTGATCACTCCCGACCTGATTCCCGACGAGGCGCAGGCCTGGTTCGCGGCCTCCGACCAGCACGGCTTGGATCGCATCTTTCTGGTGGCTCCGTCGTCGACGGCCGAGCGACTGGCGGCCACCGTCGAGGCGTCGCGCGGATTCGTCTACGCGGCGTCGACGATGGGGGTGACCGGGGCGCGTGATGTGGTGTCACAGGCCGCGCCCGAACTGGTGGGGAGGGTGAAGGCGGTGTCGGACATACCCGTTGGGGTCGGCTTGGGGGTGCGCTCTGCTCAGCAGGCTGCGCAGATCGGCAGCTATGCCGACGGTGTGATCGTGGGGTCCGCGCTGGTGTCGGCGTTGGGTGAGGGGTTGCCGCGGCTGCGCGCGCTGACCGGGGAACTCGCAGCCGGTGTGCGCCAGAGGGTGTCGGCATGA
- the pyk gene encoding pyruvate kinase gives MNFSHGDYSDHEASYERVRKASDATGRAVGILCDLQGPKIRLGRFASGPTYWADGETVRITVADCEGTHDRVSTTYKRLAKDAVAGDRVLVDDGKVGLIVERVEDDDVVCRVVEGGPVSNNKGISLPGMNVSAPPLSKKDIDDLTFALKLGVDLVALSFVRSPSDVELVHEVMDKVGRRVPVIAKLEKPEAIDNLEAIVLAFDAVMVARGDLGVELPLEEVPLVQKRAIQMARENAKPVIVATQMLDSMIENSRPTRAEASDVANAVLDGADALMLSGETSVGKYPLQAVQTMSRIVCAVEQNSTAAPPLTHVPRTKRGVISYAARDIGERLDAKALVAFTQSGDTVRRLARLHTPLPLLAFTDLPEVRSQLAMTWGTETFIVPHMKSTDGMIREVDKSLLELGRYKRGDLVVIVAGAPPGTVGSTNLIHVHRIGEDDV, from the coding sequence ATGAACTTCAGCCACGGCGACTACAGCGACCACGAGGCCTCCTACGAGCGGGTCCGGAAAGCCTCGGACGCCACCGGTAGGGCGGTCGGCATTCTCTGTGACCTGCAAGGCCCGAAGATCCGGTTGGGTCGCTTCGCCTCCGGTCCCACCTATTGGGCCGACGGCGAAACGGTCCGCATCACCGTCGCGGACTGCGAAGGCACCCACGACCGGGTCTCCACCACCTACAAGAGGCTGGCCAAGGACGCCGTAGCCGGCGACCGGGTGCTCGTCGACGACGGCAAGGTCGGCCTGATCGTCGAGCGCGTCGAGGACGACGATGTGGTCTGCAGAGTCGTCGAAGGCGGCCCGGTCAGCAACAACAAGGGGATCTCGCTGCCCGGCATGAACGTGTCGGCGCCCCCGCTGTCGAAAAAAGACATCGACGATCTCACCTTCGCCTTGAAGCTCGGCGTCGACCTGGTGGCCCTGTCCTTCGTGCGCTCACCCTCCGACGTCGAGCTGGTCCACGAGGTGATGGACAAGGTCGGCCGCCGGGTGCCGGTGATCGCCAAGCTGGAGAAACCCGAAGCCATCGACAACCTCGAGGCCATCGTGCTGGCCTTCGACGCCGTCATGGTGGCGCGCGGCGACCTGGGCGTCGAGTTGCCGCTGGAAGAAGTGCCCCTGGTACAGAAGCGGGCCATCCAGATGGCGCGGGAAAACGCCAAGCCGGTGATCGTGGCGACCCAGATGCTGGACTCGATGATCGAGAATTCGCGCCCCACCCGGGCCGAAGCCTCCGACGTCGCCAACGCCGTGCTCGACGGCGCCGACGCGCTGATGCTGTCCGGTGAGACCTCGGTGGGTAAGTACCCGTTGCAGGCGGTCCAGACGATGTCGCGGATCGTGTGCGCGGTCGAGCAGAACTCGACCGCCGCGCCGCCGCTGACCCACGTACCGCGCACCAAGCGCGGCGTCATCTCCTACGCCGCCCGCGACATCGGCGAGCGCCTGGACGCCAAAGCGCTGGTGGCGTTCACGCAATCCGGTGACACCGTGCGGCGACTGGCCCGCCTGCACACCCCGCTGCCGCTACTGGCCTTCACTGACTTGCCCGAGGTGCGCAGCCAGCTGGCGATGACCTGGGGAACGGAGACGTTCATCGTCCCGCACATGAAGTCGACCGACGGCATGATCCGCGAGGTCGACAAGTCGCTGCTGGAACTGGGCCGCTACAAGCGCGGTGACCTGGTCGTCATCGTCGCCGGCGCGCCGCCGGGAACAGTGGGCTCGACCAACTTGATCCACGTGCACCGCATCGGCGAGGACGACGTCTAG
- the trpC gene encoding indole-3-glycerol phosphate synthase — MSPASVLDSILEGVRADVAAREARVSLSEIKAAAAAAPPPLDVMAALREPGIGVIAEVKRASPSKGALAPISDPAKLARAYEDGGARIISVLTEERRFQGSLDDLDAVRAAVSIPVLRKDFVVQPYQIHEARAHGADMLLLIVAALDQSALVSMLDRTESLGMTALVEVHTEEEADRALKAGANVIGVNARDLATLEVDRDCFARIAPGLPSKVIRIAESGVRHTGDLLAYAGAGADAVLVGEGLVKKR; from the coding sequence ATGAGTCCGGCATCCGTGCTTGACTCCATCCTCGAGGGAGTCCGCGCCGACGTTGCCGCGCGCGAAGCCCGCGTGAGCCTGTCCGAAATCAAGGCGGCCGCAGCCGCCGCGCCGCCACCGCTGGATGTCATGGCGGCGCTGCGCGAACCCGGCATCGGCGTGATCGCCGAGGTCAAGCGCGCCAGCCCGTCGAAGGGTGCGCTGGCGCCCATCTCCGACCCCGCCAAACTGGCCCGCGCCTACGAGGACGGCGGCGCCCGGATCATCAGTGTGCTCACCGAGGAACGACGGTTCCAGGGCTCACTGGACGACCTCGACGCGGTGCGCGCCGCGGTGTCGATCCCGGTGTTGCGCAAAGACTTTGTGGTGCAGCCCTACCAGATTCACGAGGCTCGTGCGCACGGCGCGGACATGCTGCTGCTGATCGTCGCCGCGCTGGACCAGTCGGCGCTGGTGTCGATGCTCGATCGCACCGAATCATTGGGCATGACCGCGCTCGTCGAAGTCCACACCGAAGAAGAAGCCGACCGCGCGCTCAAAGCCGGGGCCAACGTGATCGGGGTCAACGCCCGCGATCTGGCGACGCTGGAGGTCGATCGGGACTGCTTCGCGCGCATCGCTCCGGGGCTGCCCAGCAAGGTGATCCGGATCGCCGAATCCGGTGTGCGCCACACCGGTGACCTGCTGGCCTATGCCGGCGCGGGGGCCGACGCCGTTCTGGTCGGCGAGGGTCTGGTCAAAAAGCGGTGA